In Eremothecium gossypii ATCC 10895 chromosome III, complete sequence, the genomic window CTTCGTAGGTGCGAGTCAGTCGTTCGCGTCACATGGAACCCACAGTAAAGAGTTAAACATTAAGCTAACGCAAAGAATAATGACTGGTTGAAGAGGTGCTACAGAGATATAGTAGATGATTGACAAGCTCTAAGTAACCGCTGATGTAAATAACATTTCTGCTAAGCCCCAATTCAAATTTAGAAGACACGAGTAATTTTGACACTAAATGCCGGTGTGTACGATTAAAATTCAAGCGTGCGTCAGTGACTGCCAGAACAGGGCCCTTTACTAGACGAATATTTGATTTTAAATACGACCGACTATATGCAGCAGCGATCAGCCACGGCCTAAGTGAGCTACCTACTGTTTTAAGGAATGGTCACCGTTAGCGTCCTTGACTAGCACTCCCGACTTGACCAGGTTGTCAAAGAGATCCTGGGGCATCCAGCCTTGCGTGGCACTAAATGGCTCGGCTATCAGTTTTTCGTGGTAAGCATTGAGCTTCTCTGCATGCTGGCGTAGCCACTCCTCGGTAAACTCGACTGGGAATTGCTCACTGTTGGTCAACTCGTTCTTGGCGAATAGTTCCCAGACTTCCTTCAGCTGGACTAGCGCCTCATCAATAAGCAGGTACTCTTGGTCATACTTGCGCTGCACCGCGTACACGTAAGGGCTTCTGAGCAGTTTCACCAGAGGGGCAATACTCGAGATGAGGTGCTTAGCGTTTTGGTTGAGCTGAGACTCCCACAGGTACTGGTTGCGGGTACGCTTGTACATAAACTCGTATTGGTCCTTTTCTTGAGCGTTCAGCTTGCTATAGTTCTCGACGTCGCGCTCCAGGTCATATATCTTGGGGCCGTCGTAAGCAACAAACTGAGGGTTGTTGTGCAGAATAAACGGCTTCACAGTTGTGCCCTCGAAGTCCAGCAGATATGGCTTTCCATTCTCTTCGTGCAATATAACGTTCATCGGATCAAGATCGGGATGGCACAGGCGAGGCTTCACAATTGCGTCCATGTTTGGGATGCTTTTGGTCTTTAGGTTGTACATGACTGGGGCAAGCTTGGCTAGGTTCTCAAAAGCAGTAATCTGGTCCCGGAGGACTTGCTCGTCGATCTCGGCCTCGGGGGAGGCATCGGCCTGCTTGATAGCTAGACGAGCCCGAGCGTTCTCCGCTTCCAGGGAGCCGAGGGACTTGACGATATCCAATGGCTGAGATATAGTCCAGGGCCCTAGATACTGCTTTCGCTGTTCGAAAGGTAACGCGCTCTTCTTCCTCCAGAAACAACGCTCAACGCTGGGGCCAATTCTCCATCTATCAGCAAGGTCGCCATCGGTGTCGGATTTATACGCTGGCTCGTTTGACTCACGGTAATCCTTGGCGAAATACAAACTGCCGAATGCAGTGAATTCAGTTTCTGCTAGCTTGGCTTGGAATTCAGAGATGGGCTGAATTACGCTATTCAGCTTCTCCTTATGACTCCCATCGGCGCTGTCGCTGGCTAGGGGCATCCAGTCCTTCATCAGCAGACGGCCCGGAACATACTCTTCGAGAATAAACGGCTGTCTAATCGGATTCAGAGCATTGACGCCAAAACAGAAAACTTTCGGGACGTTCATGCCTAGCTTTAGGTCTGCAAAGTCCATAGTTGCAACTTCACTTTTCACCCGGTAGGCTAGTGTGTTCTCCTCGTCGATTCCGTATGGAATACGCAAGACGAACGATTTGCCCGCGTTAGTGTCAATTTTGTATATGCGGTGGTGCTTGCCCTCATGGAAACTGGCCATGGAGACCACCCGCACGCTCTCGCCACGCTTCGGCGTGCCTAGGTGTTTGGAAGTGACATTATGCGGTAGCGACACCGTTAGATTTGGATTGTATGAAGGTGGTGGCACCGCATCCGTCTTCGCCGTCTTGTCTGCCTGCGCCGACTGCTCGTGCAGATCCGACAAAACCTTGTTCAGCCCCTCAATGGAGAACCTAGTAACACGCTTCTCCTTCTCTTGTTTGTCGTTCTTCAGCCAAGAGCCCCAGCCGTACTTGAAGAACGCATCCCGCTGAGGGTCGTTCTCGTCCGTTAGCTTCGTGAACACTTCTTTCGGATCATTGCTGAGAGAGCGCTTTAACAGCAATGGTGCGGCTCTCAATAGCCGAACATTCTTAGACTGCAGCTTACTAGCTGACCGTAGTGAGTGCCTGAGCATAACTGCAAATATATTCAAACTAACCTACGGTCACCCATGATGGGTACAAGAACTAGTAGACCATATGTTTTTTTCCAACATGATATTGGAAAAAATCCCATGCGAAAAACCCTGACTAACCCAACATTCATCGGGCCTTAATCGGCAATCGCCAGTAGTTCTTACATATATGCCCCGCATCCAACGAGCTTCTTCAGCCAATAATTGGCAGTAGACGGGGTATGCGCATCGGGAACATGTTACAGTGATCAGCCCGACAAAGATAAAAAACGAAAACGAGGCATTAAACCGATACATCatgtatatatatatatacgATTGTCCTGTACCTGTATATAGGCGGAACCAAAACGGAAAAACAAGGTGTGCTACCAGCGCAATTAGTGGCGTGAGGACGTGCTGTCCTTCTCACTGTCAGTTATGCTCACAGCCGCAGGGATGCTCCGCATATCATAGAGGTATGAAGTGTCATCGCCCAGCGTACTGGTGTTGCTTTCAAGCTCTGAGTTGAGGCGATGAATATTCAGTTGATAGCGCGCGGAACCAGAGAAATTGGTGTCGGCGAAGGAATCCAGCGAGTCGCAGTTGCTCTGGGACGGCCGGTCTTCGTTGAACAGGCGCATTTTCTCCTTTAGAGTGAGTGATGGGCCATTGGGGAAATCTTTGCACGGTTCTTCGGGGTGCGCCTTCTTCCAATGTGCAGCGGCGTTCATGGAATTGGCGAGGTTGACGGAATACTGGGTGATGCCGTGGCGAGGCACCCTGCGCCCCTCCACACCGTCCTTCGTGGCTACCATCGACAGCCCGGACGTCACACTAGACCGCGACAGCGGCCGCGAAACCGGCGGATATTGTAGCTCGTCGTCTAGGTTCACCTCATACAGTGCACGCGTGGATATATTGTCCGTGGGTGTTTCGGAATTATTACAGTCGAAGAGAGACAGTGTCGAGATGTCTCTCGAGGGGGGGTGTGGTGACATGGATCCTCCCAGATTGGTTCCCATCGTCCAGCAGTGTCGGAAGAGTCCTATGGAAAATGGATTTGTGCAAGGAGTCTTTATCTTGAATGGCGCCGTGCATCGGATGCCTGGTGAACTTTTACGGGATCCATGCCATATTTATTGCTGCGAGGCCATTTGCTTATACAAGCAGTTGCTTTTTCGAACACTGCTTAGTGGACGGTGGAAGGCAGCTCCTTATGCGTTGTGCCGCGTGAACCCCTTCGCGAAGTCCCATGGCCTCTTGGTCTAGCCGGCGGCGGTAATCCCGCCGTCGTACATTCTCTCCCGCGTGCCCCCGTTCTCCCTCGTCCGCATCACCTTTGTCGCGTATCAGCATCTGATTATACCTAATTCCTAACGCACCTGGGCCATCCCCTACTTGCGGCTTTTCCGAGCGTGATTTGACGCTCACTGGTTCCATGCGGCTGTGTTACCGGTTCATTGCCCCGTCTATGGAAGGACGCACTTAGAGGCCCGCAGGGTGACCAACGGTTGTCCGGCAGGCTGCTGTCCGGCTTGCTTTTCACCATTAGAACAGTTTATAATATTACTTCCATACACCACGACATAATATTACCCGGATAATCAACGGCGGCTAATATTCGGCGGGAGATATAAATATGATGGTGGCGAAACATTGAAGATTGCCAACATCACCATGAAAGATCGGTGAATGGCAAGCATCATACCTATAGAAGCAGTCGGAATAAGATTGTTTCATTAAGAACATTATCAATGTCGACAATACAACAAGTAAAACAGCTAACGAAGACCAAAACTGCCATAACTACCGAGCAATCGCAGAAGCTCATCCAGACGATGCTGACAATGTCATTTGGCTGCCTAGCATTTCTGAGAGGGCTATTTCCAGATGATTCATTCATTGATCAGAAGTTTGTACCTGAAAAATGCAACAAATCATACGATAAGGAGAATACGCCGAGCATTCGAATTAAGACGCTGGTGCGGGGACGATCCGAGGAGGCAGATATGTTTCTAGACTGGGTTGAAAAGGGCGTGTTCACAGCTATTCGCTTGCGCTACCTCAAGGCCATCTTGCTTGGGATATTTACCGACAAAAACAATCCGCACGATCTGCTGGAGAGCTATGTGTTTTCTCTAGAATACCCCACCTCCAACACAGTCACACTTAGAATAAACGGCCAAGAGGAGGCTATTTCGCTGCTGGACAGCAGAAAGATGATGCAGCAACTAATGCGGCGCTTCATAATAATCACTCAGTCCCTCGATCCTCTACCAAAAGAGCGCTACTTGAGCATGCGCCTCTTGTTCAATGAGAATGCACCACCGGATTACCAGCCTCAGTTTTTCCGGGATGCATCGATGGAGCCCAAGACCACTATTAAAGTTCCTGACCACATGGATATGGATGCGGTGTCTGTTGGTTGCCTCGACACCCACCATCATACAATGGCAATCAAAGTTTTATCGTTAGTAGATGTCGATGCGCAGGCTAGGGAAGAGCCAAATGCAAGGGCCATCGACCCATTCGAATTGGTTAACCAACCTGTAGAGCTAAAGGTAGATTCGATTGGACAGTCTAAATACAACAGCCAGACCACAAATATGCTACAGGACTACCTGCGGTCCTCTCCTGACAACGTGTGTCCAACACAAGCACTGGATAAAGAAGACGAGTCCCAACAGCTCTCGCCAGAGGGCCAAGAGAGTTGTGAATGCGGCATGTCTTGTTCAGTCAGTTTCAAGATTGAGTGTGACACTTGCAAGAGACAGCTTCACGGCTTATGCTACGGAAATTCTCGTTCGAATGTTGTTCAGCAGTGTATTACTTGCATTGTAGCGGAGGAGCTCAACTTAGATCCGACAACAAAGGAATTTCAGATGATGATGGTTCTACGGAAGGCATATCGTTATCTAAAGGATAATCTTAATTCCTGTACCTCGACTTCTTTTCTACAAGAGACGCTGTTCGATGGGAACAATAGTGACACTACCACAAACATGTTAGCCGAAGCGCTTTCAATCTTTATCCAAGACAAGGTCATAGTACTTGACCAAGAGCGCAAGAGGAACGCAAAGGGGCAATTTACGAAGGACTCTGTGTTCGTTGATGTGGACCACCAATCAGTATTTACTCCAGATGGTTTGCTGCATCCAGGCAGGTATGCAATGACATTTATTCCCAACTCCAAGAATGCCCAAAAATGCTATACAGAGCTATGCCCGGCATCCGCTGCACAAGTAACAGCCTGGACTTCTGCGGTAAGAAGGTCTCTTGCCCACCTCAACAGAACTAAGCGACATGTGAATAGCAGCTCGTCTTCGATAAACTTGAGCTCCTTAGCAATTGACGAGGAGACTCTAAACCCAATTCCGAGAGGAAAGCGTAAGAATATCCGCCTCGAAGATGAAAGCGTAGAGAATTATCCAGATAGCTTGCCAAATAAGGTTAGGAAAATAAGCGTTTCGAAGAAAACTTTGAAGAGTGCTTGGTGATTTTCACTGATCGACTTTCGGTCGTCTAACCTCCGAGTGATTCATAATATTTCGATTGTCCGGTAGCACGGAGAAGACCTAAAGTGAAAAAAAAAATATGCCTAGAGGTAGTAAATGAGCTTACACAGTCCATACTTAATATCTAGGAATAGCTACATATTTATATTTCTGGTAATTAACAAGCATAGTTTTGAAAATGCTGAGCGCAAGAAGGATACTGAGGCTTTCTACCGTTGGAATTAGGGCCTTCAGCTATGGTAGATCACAGTTTGCTTCAGGAAAGTGGCTTGACAGACCGCCCACGTTACTACAGGCAGGGCAAGCAATACATGAGAGCAGGCCTCACATGCTGAAGGCGGGGGAATTGACTCCCGGGATAACAGCGACTGAGTACTTTGGAAGACGCATGAAGCTTGCTGAGAGGATGCAGCCCAAGAGTTGTGCCATTATCGTTGGAGCAGAGCTGAAATACGCATCAGGGCCTGTATTTTATCCATTCCAGCAAGATAACAACCTTTTTTACTTGACAGGTTGGTTGGAACCTGATACTATTATGGTCTTGGAAAAACCTACTGCTGACCCCTCAGACGTAATTTTACACATGTTTGTTCCGCGGAGAGATGCTCTAGTGGAAGCATGGGATGGTCCGCGCAGTGGCCCTGATGGAGCAAGAGAGATATTTAACGCGGATGAATCGATGGAGATAAATAAAGCAAGAGAAGGGTTGACCCACATACTGAAGAGATGTGATTCGGTTTACTACGATTATCCAACTACCAAAAGTTCAATGTCTTCGGGCTTTAATGATGTATTCGGCGTTTCTGTGCCAAGAGCGCACGAAGCAGTACGGAGTATGATCGGTTCGTTTGCGGTTAGTGTGAACCGCTTGTCACCGCTGACTACCGCGCTCAGATGTATTAAGTCTCCGGCGGAAATAGACGTCATGCGTAAAGCGGGTAGAATTTCGGGCAGGGCATACAACCAAGCATATGCGCAAAGATTTAGAACAGAGAGGACACTTCAAGCGCATCTAGAATACAACTTCATCGCTGGGGGATGCGATAAGCGCGCATATGTCCCTGTTGTTGGCGCAGGCAAAAATGCTCTCTACATCCATTATACTAAGAACGATGACGTGATGTATGATGACGAATTAGTACTCGTTGATGCAGCTGGTTCATTGGGCGGGTACTGTGCTGATATATCACGCACGTGGCCAGTATCTGGGAAGTTTAGTGGACCTCAAAAGGACTTGTACGAAGTCGTGCTGGCAGTGCAGCGGAAGTGCATATCTCTTTGTTCGGCCAATTTGGGTTACTCGATACACGATATCCATGAGAAAAGTGTTGCATTTATGCGTGAAGAATTAAGTAACCTTGGCCTATCTGGTGCTCACTTTTGGGATGTGAACAAAATTTATCCTCACTATATCGGCCATAACCTAGGCTTAGATGTACATGATGTCCCTGGCGCATGCAAGAGCTCCCCACTACAAGAGGGCCAGGTTATTACCATAGAACCAGGTATTTACATCCCGGATGAACCTGAATTCCCTGCATACTTCAGGAATATTGGTATCCGGATAGAGGATAATATAGCGGTGGAGAAAGATACTTATAGGAATTTGACGGTGGAGGCAGCGAAAGAAATTGTAGATATTGAAAGCATCGCTCAAAATGGCGTGTCTACAAAGATGGGGGAGACACTTTCTCCACTCGAAGACTAATATCTCGCATTCCACTGGATAGTAAAAAGCATATTAATGCATTATTTATACATTCTCACCTTCCTCAAGGTGTTCTTCTTCATATTCTTCATCTTCGCTTTGCTCATGTAATTCGAAAGCATCCATATCTTGAGACCTATTCAGAGGCTCCACTGACTGCTCCTTAAGCATGTTTTCAATGAAACTTCGTAGAGCATCATTCTTTTGCTTCATGACTAAAAGTTTTGAATCTATTTCCCTTTGGATTTGGCTAACCTTGCTCACTAAGTTACCTACCGGAAGATCTTCTTTGTAGTAAACGAGATCCCCTTCTATGCCGATATTGATGTCAAATTTCTGAATGAGGGATGATACATCAGCCATTACCGTGTCATATGGTATATCAAGTGTCCTGGCAAGATATGAAACAGTGACCCTTTCAGAGATCTTTATATAAAATACCAAAATCTTGCTGCGCATGTGGCTATTAACACTGTGCCAGACTGGGGCCAAAAAACAGCTTCTGTTAGCCAATTCCTGTATAGGTCCCAACCATCTTGCAAAGAATGAGCCGAAGCTTGTGCTGACAAGCAGGTTCAGACAGACATGCAGCTCAGGTAACCCCTGAAGAAGTGGATTTAGATCTTCTAATAGAAGGAAATCTTGATAGTTCTCTAATGGGATTGCGACCAGCACGGCAATAGTCAACATCAACTTGTATTCTTCTTTAAGAATGAAAATATCTCTCCCATCCTCCTCTCTCAGTAGATAATCCACCAGCGATGGATGTTCGTGTATTGACCGCACCATATGGTGCACTGCAATAAAGTACTCTTCCTGAAGGAAAAGGCTCGCAAAGCCCAGCATCCTGCAATCGCTAACTTCATCTGTAAGAAGCAGGCTACTTCCCTGTGCACCATTCCGAAGATAGGATCTGAGACCTATGTCGAGTTCCGAATTATTACCGTATGACTTCCCCAGGATGTTCAGCCTCATCATGCACCTACACCATTCTATGTATCCCACGTCGCCGACTGTCGAAGATTCTAAAAGGCTAATGGCCTTGGAGTAATTATGCGCCAGCGCATTTTCCAATACCAGCAGCTGCAATCCATACTCTGAAGATATGGTATCCGGATCTGCAACATTATGGTCCTTTCGAGTACCGAGGTATGGCAGAAAGAGGCTGCGATGCGGCGAAGTCGAGAGGCTCAAGTTCATGTCTGCCAATCTCCCCTCAAGCCTTTCCACTAACGTTTCCTTATCAGATATTTGTTCCCATGCAAAGAATAGACGCTCAACTGCAACTAAAACCTCAAATTGGTCCATATTGAAGGCCAGCTCCGATCTCAGAGGACAGACGTTGATTTTTCGCCCTTGGTCACCTTTGATCGTTATTGGCAAGTATACCGATGAAATTTTCACGTTCTGATTCTACAAACTCGAATGCAATGAGAGCTACTAAGAGAAGAAGGGGCGACACAATCCAAGATGTTCCTCAGAATCCAGTTACGTACATTTATGAGCATGCCAGTGCTACGAAAGACCGGTCTAAAATCTAAACTCAGCGCTATCCAGGCCGGGAAGACAACGGTCCCAATGACAAAGAAAGAGCTTCGAGAACGACAAGCAAAATATCAACTCATGGTCAAAAGGCTGCAAAAGACACCGTATACTAAACAGCAGGCTATTCATATCCTTGAAAAGCAATATGGCTTCCGCGATGCTGCCAAAACACTTGAAATTGGGCCATTATCTGAAAAAGACACTGAACTTCTGCAGCGAACAACTGACAAAAGGCTTATATATGCTATACTGGGGGTCAGTGGCGAGCAGTTACGCGATAGCAAGTTGGTGGCGGACGATGTTTTGAAGTTTTGCAAACGTGGGATGTTGAACAAAGCATTACTTCTGATACGGCTAGCGAAGAAAAACGGCGTTGTCGGCATGAACATCTTGATGCGTCACTACTGTGAGGTTGAGCAGAGTGCTTCGAGTGCTATCCTACTATACCAATATCGGCTGAAATGGGGCATACCACCTAACGAGCATACCCCCACTATTTTATTCAGCGGAATAGCTCACATAAAGAAACCACTCTCCAAGCATCATGCAGCGAAGATCGTTACTATTGTCCAGGCATTAATTGACGAAAGACAACTGAACGCCATACACTTTAACGCGGCACTGGCATGCCTTGCGCGCTGCCCTGAAACCGAATATCTGTTCCAATGCTTTGAACTCATGCCCTCTTACATGGAACGGTCGAAGGTCGCATACACTGAGCTTCTAGAAGGTATCTCAAAAATCAAAGATGACATTGAAGCGATGCAAAAGCTTGATTATATAATGAAAAAGCTTCCTGTCAGGGCCGTGAATGCAAAAGCTTTATTCTATTATCTTAACGTATGGAATATGCGGGGAAGTCCCGATCTTTCGAAGTGCACTCTAGTACTCTGTGATCGCTTCTTTGACTTGGGCGTACAGGTTGAACTGCCGGTTCCAAAAGGAGTACAACTTCCTTCTCTAGATACATGGGGGTTGTTGAAGAAGCTAACACTGAACGAGCACGTCCTCGGGATATTTTTGGAGAACTGTGCAAAACATGGCTTATTTACTCTTGCCATGAAGGTATACGAGCGTGTAAGAACTGAAACCCCCGAAATATTGAATGAGAAGTCGTATCATCACATAATGCAAATCTTCCGTGAGAAATACCCTACATCCTGTTTAGATAAAAACCTCGAGGTTTTTGAACACTTACGTTTGGGTTTGGGTAAGGTTTCCGTCGCTTCGCTTCGGGAAATACACCACTCAATGACTAGAGTTCTTGCGAAGCGCTATATTCATGATGATCTTACGAAACTTGAGGATACTATGGAGAAGATACATACATTCTTCCAGAAATATGATTCGACTTCGCTACATGGTAAGAGGATACTGAACCTAACACAGAGCACGGTATACTGGTCTATACTTAAAGGAACTGCCTCTTCCGACAAGCTGACTTTAACGAGGAAAAGGATTATATCTGAACAGTTTATCCATTCCTACAATGGTGATATTTTCCGCCTAAAGCATGCGAATGACGCTGATCGCTCTCGTCTGAGGGCGGTGTACCTAAATGCCATTCGTTTCTACTCAGGTTACCAAGATAACTTTACTCTACCGGTCGCAGATGTGACTGAGCTTCCACACGACTCTCTTGAGTATCAGAAATATCAGTTCAGAAAACTACTATCAAGGTTCAAAAAGCGTATActggaggagctgcagctACTTGAGAGAAAGCAGCCTATCCCTGCCAATTTGATAGAAGGCACGAAGCAATTGGGTGACAGGATACTTACGACGCCTGTACCGGGTATACTCCAAAAGGAATAAACATGTAAATACAATAAATACTATTCAGAGAACACCGTTTTAGTCCATAGAACGCTGACGCCCTTGTCGCCAAGCAATAAAGATAATCTATTCACAAGTATATATAGAAAGCCTAAACCGTACACAACACACGGATCTTGACTTAATAGAAGAACTACTCAAAGAacttcttcatcttctCTAGCCAGTTGACGTACTCAGCGTTCTCCTTGTGGCCAGAGTATGAGGTGATGAAGCTCATGAACTCGTCGTTGATACCTCTGGACACCAAGTACTGCTCCAGAGACTGCTGTAGAGAGTCATCTAAGTTAGGGAATGGTGGGCCCTGGTAGGTGAGCTCGCGCTTCACCTCGGCCTCGGCGGTCTCGCTGAGAGCAGCTTCGGAGCTGTCGAAAGGCGTCACCGAGTTGATGTAGTAGCGTTCCTCTGAAACCGAGAGCAACAGGTCAAACGCAACGGCGGTGTCGTCCGCCTTGCGCACGACAACCACTCTTGCATTGGTAAACGTGTTCTCCAACTCCTCGCTGCCCTCCGCATCCTCCTCGGGGGCGGTCTCATAGGGCATGTTCATAATCTCGGCAACGTCGAAGAACACGCGCACAACCTCATCCTTGTCTTCGCGCACAATCTCCGCCAGGTTCTGGTTCTTCTTGGCCACCTCCTTGAAGCCGTGCTTTGTCAAAAACTCCTGCGCATCCTCTGGTAGCTCGTTCGAGTGCTCTTC contains:
- the AIM9 gene encoding Aim9p (Syntenic homolog of Saccharomyces cerevisiae YER080W (AIM9)), with the protein product MLRHSLRSASKLQSKNVRLLRAAPLLLKRSLSNDPKEVFTKLTDENDPQRDAFFKYGWGSWLKNDKQEKEKRVTRFSIEGLNKVLSDLHEQSAQADKTAKTDAVPPPSYNPNLTVSLPHNVTSKHLGTPKRGESVRVVSMASFHEGKHHRIYKIDTNAGKSFVLRIPYGIDEENTLAYRVKSEVATMDFADLKLGMNVPKVFCFGVNALNPIRQPFILEEYVPGRLLMKDWMPLASDSADGSHKEKLNSVIQPISEFQAKLAETEFTAFGSLYFAKDYRESNEPAYKSDTDGDLADRWRIGPSVERCFWRKKSALPFEQRKQYLGPWTISQPLDIVKSLGSLEAENARARLAIKQADASPEAEIDEQVLRDQITAFENLAKLAPVMYNLKTKSIPNMDAIVKPRLCHPDLDPMNVILHEENGKPYLLDFEGTTVKPFILHNNPQFVAYDGPKIYDLERDVENYSKLNAQEKDQYEFMYKRTRNQYLWESQLNQNAKHLISSIAPLVKLLRSPYVYAVQRKYDQEYLLIDEALVQLKEVWELFAKNELTNSEQFPVEFTEEWLRQHAEKLNAYHEKLIAEPFSATQGWMPQDLFDNLVKSGVLVKDANGDHSLKQ
- the MAM33 gene encoding Mam33p (Syntenic homolog of Saccharomyces cerevisiae YIL070C (MAM33)); translation: MFRIAARNALRLTARRAIPCATFRTQVPRLFSSNAVSFNMHSKNVAQILKSEQMLELEEHSNELPEDAQEFLTKHGFKEVAKKNQNLAEIVREDKDEVVRVFFDVAEIMNMPYETAPEEDAEGSEELENTFTNARVVVVRKADDTAVAFDLLLSVSEERYYINSVTPFDSSEAALSETAEAEVKRELTYQGPPFPNLDDSLQQSLEQYLVSRGINDEFMSFITSYSGHKENAEYVNWLEKMKKFFE
- the MRX1 gene encoding Mrx1p (Syntenic homolog of Saccharomyces cerevisiae YER077C) translates to MFLRIQLRTFMSMPVLRKTGLKSKLSAIQAGKTTVPMTKKELRERQAKYQLMVKRLQKTPYTKQQAIHILEKQYGFRDAAKTLEIGPLSEKDTELLQRTTDKRLIYAILGVSGEQLRDSKLVADDVLKFCKRGMLNKALLLIRLAKKNGVVGMNILMRHYCEVEQSASSAILLYQYRLKWGIPPNEHTPTILFSGIAHIKKPLSKHHAAKIVTIVQALIDERQLNAIHFNAALACLARCPETEYLFQCFELMPSYMERSKVAYTELLEGISKIKDDIEAMQKLDYIMKKLPVRAVNAKALFYYLNVWNMRGSPDLSKCTLVLCDRFFDLGVQVELPVPKGVQLPSLDTWGLLKKLTLNEHVLGIFLENCAKHGLFTLAMKVYERVRTETPEILNEKSYHHIMQIFREKYPTSCLDKNLEVFEHLRLGLGKVSVASLREIHHSMTRVLAKRYIHDDLTKLEDTMEKIHTFFQKYDSTSLHGKRILNLTQSTVYWSILKGTASSDKLTLTRKRIISEQFIHSYNGDIFRLKHANDADRSRLRAVYLNAIRFYSGYQDNFTLPVADVTELPHDSLEYQKYQFRKLLSRFKKRILEELQLLERKQPIPANLIEGTKQLGDRILTTPVPGILQKE
- the PCI8 gene encoding Pci8p (Syntenic homolog of Saccharomyces cerevisiae YIL071C (PCI8)) is translated as MDQFEVLVAVERLFFAWEQISDKETLVERLEGRLADMNLSLSTSPHRSLFLPYLGTRKDHNVADPDTISSEYGLQLLVLENALAHNYSKAISLLESSTVGDVGYIEWCRCMMRLNILGKSYGNNSELDIGLRSYLRNGAQGSSLLLTDEVSDCRMLGFASLFLQEEYFIAVHHMVRSIHEHPSLVDYLLREEDGRDIFILKEEYKLMLTIAVLVAIPLENYQDFLLLEDLNPLLQGLPELHVCLNLLVSTSFGSFFARWLGPIQELANRSCFLAPVWHSVNSHMRSKILVFYIKISERVTVSYLARTLDIPYDTVMADVSSLIQKFDINIGIEGDLVYYKEDLPVGNLVSKVSQIQREIDSKLLVMKQKNDALRSFIENMLKEQSVEPLNRSQDMDAFELHEQSEDEEYEEEHLEEGENV
- the HOP1 gene encoding Hop1p (Syntenic homolog of Saccharomyces cerevisiae YIL072W (HOP1)), with product MSTIQQVKQLTKTKTAITTEQSQKLIQTMLTMSFGCLAFLRGLFPDDSFIDQKFVPEKCNKSYDKENTPSIRIKTLVRGRSEEADMFLDWVEKGVFTAIRLRYLKAILLGIFTDKNNPHDLLESYVFSLEYPTSNTVTLRINGQEEAISLLDSRKMMQQLMRRFIIITQSLDPLPKERYLSMRLLFNENAPPDYQPQFFRDASMEPKTTIKVPDHMDMDAVSVGCLDTHHHTMAIKVLSLVDVDAQAREEPNARAIDPFELVNQPVELKVDSIGQSKYNSQTTNMLQDYLRSSPDNVCPTQALDKEDESQQLSPEGQESCECGMSCSVSFKIECDTCKRQLHGLCYGNSRSNVVQQCITCIVAEELNLDPTTKEFQMMMVLRKAYRYLKDNLNSCTSTSFLQETLFDGNNSDTTTNMLAEALSIFIQDKVIVLDQERKRNAKGQFTKDSVFVDVDHQSVFTPDGLLHPGRYAMTFIPNSKNAQKCYTELCPASAAQVTAWTSAVRRSLAHLNRTKRHVNSSSSSINLSSLAIDEETLNPIPRGKRKNIRLEDESVENYPDSLPNKVRKISVSKKTLKSAW
- a CDS encoding uncharacterized protein (Syntenic homolog of Saccharomyces cerevisiae YER079W), coding for MSPHPPSRDISTLSLFDCNNSETPTDNISTRALYEVNLDDELQYPPVSRPLSRSSVTSGLSMVATKDGVEGRRVPRHGITQYSVNLANSMNAAAHWKKAHPEEPCKDFPNGPSLTLKEKMRLFNEDRPSQSNCDSLDSFADTNFSGSARYQLNIHRLNSELESNTSTLGDDTSYLYDMRSIPAAVSITDSEKDSTSSRH
- the ICP55 gene encoding aminopeptidase (Syntenic homolog of Saccharomyces cerevisiae YER078C (ICP55)); this translates as MLSARRILRLSTVGIRAFSYGRSQFASGKWLDRPPTLLQAGQAIHESRPHMLKAGELTPGITATEYFGRRMKLAERMQPKSCAIIVGAELKYASGPVFYPFQQDNNLFYLTGWLEPDTIMVLEKPTADPSDVILHMFVPRRDALVEAWDGPRSGPDGAREIFNADESMEINKAREGLTHILKRCDSVYYDYPTTKSSMSSGFNDVFGVSVPRAHEAVRSMIGSFAVSVNRLSPLTTALRCIKSPAEIDVMRKAGRISGRAYNQAYAQRFRTERTLQAHLEYNFIAGGCDKRAYVPVVGAGKNALYIHYTKNDDVMYDDELVLVDAAGSLGGYCADISRTWPVSGKFSGPQKDLYEVVLAVQRKCISLCSANLGYSIHDIHEKSVAFMREELSNLGLSGAHFWDVNKIYPHYIGHNLGLDVHDVPGACKSSPLQEGQVITIEPGIYIPDEPEFPAYFRNIGIRIEDNIAVEKDTYRNLTVEAAKEIVDIESIAQNGVSTKMGETLSPLED